A section of the Acidimicrobiales bacterium genome encodes:
- a CDS encoding amidohydrolase family protein — protein MIDLLIRGATVVDGTGSPPKVADIGVSGGRIVSIGRYDGEKAYQVIDASGLVVSPGFVDLHTHYDAQLFWDPYATPSCFHGVTTVLGGNCGFSIAPAGADHAAYLSRMMARVEGMPLAALEAGLDWGWESFSDWLDRLDGRIGVNAGFLVGHSALRRAVMGSSATGGRATPEQIERMVGMLRDGLAAGGLGFSSSQAHTHSDGDGNPVPSRHADTDELMALAAEVKDHPGTTLELIVPGCLGRLSEEEADLMAAMSLAGDRPLNWNVLGVTAADPTAHEHQLAVSTRAAQRGATVVALTLPHQMQIRLSFLSGFVLDGLPGWRDTFALPVAERIAALRDPAVRGRLAAGARSEEAGILRGLARWDRMVLAETFAPVNDGLSGLTVSSAAEHRGVGLSGGPDAAFDFLLDIVTADGLRTGLQPPTMSENPDDWKLRAEVWRDPRTVVGGSDAGAHLDMMCGAIYSTSLLGDGVRERGLLSLEEAVHQLTDVPARLYGLRDRGRIAEGWIADLTVFDPESVGHGPPRTRDDLPGGASRLYAEAMGVEHVIVNGVPLVQNGRLTGKVPGTLLRSGRDTETVHAAPV, from the coding sequence GTGATCGATCTTCTGATCCGAGGTGCAACGGTCGTCGACGGCACCGGTTCGCCCCCGAAGGTGGCGGATATCGGCGTAAGCGGGGGGCGGATCGTGAGCATCGGCCGTTACGACGGGGAGAAGGCGTACCAAGTCATCGATGCCAGCGGCCTCGTCGTGTCGCCCGGATTCGTGGACCTTCACACGCACTACGACGCGCAGCTCTTCTGGGACCCCTACGCGACGCCGTCGTGCTTCCACGGTGTGACTACGGTGCTCGGCGGCAACTGCGGGTTCAGCATCGCTCCCGCCGGCGCGGACCATGCCGCCTACCTCTCACGGATGATGGCGCGCGTCGAAGGGATGCCGCTGGCCGCGCTCGAGGCGGGGCTGGACTGGGGGTGGGAGTCGTTCTCGGATTGGCTTGACCGTCTCGACGGACGCATCGGCGTGAACGCGGGCTTCCTGGTCGGCCACTCGGCGTTGAGGCGCGCTGTCATGGGGAGTTCCGCGACCGGCGGCCGCGCCACGCCGGAGCAGATCGAGCGGATGGTGGGAATGCTTCGCGACGGGCTCGCGGCAGGCGGCTTGGGGTTCTCGTCATCGCAGGCGCACACCCACTCCGACGGCGACGGGAACCCGGTCCCCTCGCGCCACGCGGACACCGACGAGCTGATGGCGCTGGCAGCAGAGGTAAAAGACCATCCGGGAACGACGCTCGAGCTCATCGTGCCGGGCTGCCTCGGCCGCCTGTCGGAGGAAGAGGCGGATCTCATGGCTGCGATGTCGCTGGCAGGCGACCGCCCCTTGAACTGGAACGTGCTCGGCGTCACCGCAGCGGATCCGACCGCTCACGAGCACCAGCTCGCGGTTTCGACGCGCGCGGCCCAGCGCGGCGCGACGGTGGTTGCCCTGACCCTTCCGCACCAGATGCAGATCCGTCTCTCGTTCCTCAGCGGCTTCGTGCTAGACGGTCTTCCTGGTTGGCGCGACACCTTCGCGCTTCCCGTTGCGGAGCGGATCGCCGCCCTTCGCGACCCGGCGGTACGCGGGCGTTTGGCGGCGGGCGCGCGATCAGAGGAAGCGGGCATCTTGCGGGGCCTCGCGCGTTGGGACCGGATGGTGCTCGCCGAGACGTTCGCCCCCGTCAACGACGGGCTCTCGGGCCTCACCGTCTCCTCGGCCGCGGAGCACCGCGGAGTGGGCCTCTCCGGCGGCCCCGACGCGGCGTTCGACTTTCTGCTCGACATCGTGACGGCAGACGGTCTCAGGACCGGACTGCAGCCGCCGACGATGTCCGAGAACCCCGATGACTGGAAGCTGCGCGCCGAGGTGTGGCGGGACCCCCGGACTGTGGTCGGCGGATCGGACGCAGGTGCGCACCTCGACATGATGTGCGGAGCCATCTACTCGACGTCGTTGTTGGGGGACGGTGTGCGCGAGCGCGGTCTGCTCTCGCTGGAGGAGGCTGTGCACCAGTTGACGGACGTGCCCGCGCGGCTCTACGGCCTGCGCGACCGGGGCCGTATCGCCGAAGGGTGGATCGCCGACTTGACGGTCTTCGACCCGGAGTCGGTCGGCCACGGTCCGCCGCGCACCCGCGACGACCTCCCGGGTGGAGCATCCCGCCTCTACGCGGAAGCGATGGGGGTGGAGCACGTCATCGTCAACGGAGTGCCGCTGGTGCAGAACGGCAGGCTCACCGGCAAGGTTCCAGGGACGCTGTTGCGCTCGGGAAGGGACACCGAGACCGTGCACGCTGCACCGGTCTAG
- a CDS encoding acetolactate synthase large subunit codes for MNGARVLMETLVRCGVDTCFTNPGTSEMQFVAALDDVRGMRAVLGLFEGVVTGAADGYGRMKDHPAATLLHLGPGLGNGIANLHNARRARTPIVNVIGDHATYHQQYDAPLQSDIRSLASPVSTWVGTVDAAGEVGSRTLDAYEAAMGPPSGVATLVVPADMTWTEAGSPAGARPAAAPGKMNADAVALAAKALRSGEPAALFIGGRATRRDGLVVASRVAEGAGAKLLCETFPSRLERGAGIPAVERLAYLAELAALQLDGLRHLVLVDAKSPVSFFAYPGKASNLVPEGCEVIVLAGAGDDVVGALDALDGELGGGTPGGGGSGMSRPELPSGPLTAQTAALVIGALLPEGAIVSDEANTGGIFLAGPTAGAPPHDWLCLTGGAIGQGMPVATGASVACPGRKVLSLEADGSAMYTLQSLWTQAREGLDVTTVIYNNGSYAVLEMELGRVGAEAPGPRARSMLELSKPDLDFVALAKGMGVPARRASTCEDFSEHLGRALAEPGPSLVEVMVGRGLG; via the coding sequence ATGAACGGCGCACGAGTCCTGATGGAGACGTTGGTGAGATGCGGTGTCGACACCTGCTTCACCAACCCGGGAACATCGGAGATGCAGTTCGTCGCCGCGCTCGACGACGTGCGCGGGATGAGAGCCGTGCTCGGGCTCTTCGAGGGCGTCGTGACGGGCGCAGCCGATGGCTACGGGCGCATGAAGGACCACCCCGCCGCAACCTTGCTGCATCTCGGGCCGGGGCTCGGCAACGGCATCGCCAACCTTCACAACGCGCGACGCGCCCGCACGCCGATCGTGAACGTGATCGGGGATCACGCCACCTACCACCAGCAATATGACGCGCCGCTTCAAAGTGACATCCGGTCGCTGGCCTCCCCCGTGTCGACCTGGGTCGGAACCGTTGATGCTGCGGGCGAAGTGGGCTCACGCACGCTCGACGCGTACGAAGCTGCGATGGGCCCGCCTTCCGGCGTGGCCACCCTGGTGGTGCCGGCGGACATGACCTGGACCGAAGCGGGCTCTCCTGCCGGCGCTCGCCCGGCGGCTGCACCAGGAAAAATGAACGCGGACGCGGTCGCCCTCGCTGCCAAGGCCCTGCGCTCGGGTGAGCCGGCCGCCCTGTTCATCGGCGGACGAGCGACGCGGCGCGATGGCCTGGTGGTCGCGTCCCGCGTGGCGGAGGGGGCAGGGGCCAAGCTTCTGTGCGAGACGTTCCCCTCGAGATTGGAACGGGGAGCCGGGATCCCCGCTGTGGAGCGACTCGCCTACCTGGCGGAGCTGGCTGCGCTCCAGCTCGACGGGCTGAGACACCTGGTGCTGGTGGACGCCAAGTCGCCTGTGTCGTTTTTCGCCTATCCGGGAAAAGCCAGCAATCTCGTCCCCGAGGGTTGCGAGGTAATCGTTCTCGCCGGTGCTGGCGACGACGTCGTTGGTGCGCTGGACGCGCTGGACGGCGAGCTGGGCGGAGGGACCCCGGGTGGCGGGGGCAGCGGCATGTCGCGCCCGGAGCTCCCGAGCGGGCCGCTGACCGCGCAGACCGCCGCTCTGGTCATCGGTGCGCTCCTGCCCGAAGGTGCGATCGTCTCGGACGAAGCGAACACGGGCGGAATCTTCCTGGCAGGCCCGACCGCCGGCGCACCTCCGCACGACTGGCTGTGCCTGACCGGCGGTGCGATCGGGCAGGGCATGCCTGTCGCAACGGGAGCATCGGTCGCCTGCCCCGGTCGCAAGGTGCTCTCCCTGGAAGCGGACGGCAGCGCCATGTACACGCTGCAGTCGCTTTGGACCCAGGCCCGTGAGGGACTCGACGTCACGACCGTCATCTACAACAACGGCTCGTACGCGGTGCTGGAGATGGAGTTGGGCCGCGTAGGGGCGGAGGCGCCCGGCCCGAGGGCGCGCTCGATGCTGGAGTTGTCGAAGCCCGATCTGGACTTCGTAGCTCTGGCGAAGGGGATGGGCGTCCCCGCTCGGCGCGCCTCAACCTGCGAGGACTTCTCGGAACACCTGGGCAGAGCCCTCGCGGAGCCCGGGCCGTCCCTGGTCGAAGTCATGGTCGGGCGAGGGCTCGGCTAG
- a CDS encoding FAD-linked oxidase C-terminal domain-containing protein yields the protein MADVVRSLAGVAGLLADVVGHSEVLTGAEISPDYSHDEALGTDAVVPVAVVRPGTTSEVARVLQIASERRIPVTARGSGTGLSGGAIPESRGLLVSFERMNKILEIDTDNHVAVVQPGVTLQQLNDALEPHGLVYPVFPGEASASLGGNVATNAGGMRAVKYGVTRHHVLGLEIVLPDGTVMRTGGKFVKSSTGYDLTQLVVGSEGTLALVTEVTVKLHHKPAHQVTAVAPFGSLDEVTHAVPVIVGSGLGPVVLEYIDAISMSAITSSAGLDLAVPPEVKDKALAYLVVVLENDHTVRLDEDTESLATSLSELGAIDVYVLPPQAGRQLIEARERAFFVARASGVNDIVDVVVPRSSVAAYMSAVADLAAEHQAFMTGCGHVGDGNVHLSVFQPDPDVRERLLHALFERSMALGGAISGEHGVARAKKKHYLELEDPSKLALLRRIKAAFDPERILAPANTLFEDATDPGSDDTRGYVG from the coding sequence GTGGCCGACGTGGTGAGATCGCTCGCCGGCGTGGCGGGATTGCTTGCCGATGTGGTGGGCCACTCCGAGGTCCTGACCGGCGCCGAGATCTCCCCCGACTATTCCCACGACGAGGCCCTCGGGACCGACGCGGTAGTCCCCGTCGCCGTCGTGCGCCCGGGCACGACCTCCGAGGTGGCCCGCGTCCTGCAGATCGCGTCGGAGCGCCGGATCCCGGTCACCGCGCGGGGTTCGGGAACCGGCCTTTCCGGCGGGGCGATCCCCGAATCCCGGGGTCTTCTGGTGTCGTTCGAGAGAATGAACAAGATCCTCGAGATCGACACGGACAACCACGTCGCTGTCGTCCAGCCGGGCGTCACCCTCCAGCAGCTCAACGACGCCCTCGAGCCCCATGGCCTCGTCTACCCCGTCTTCCCCGGAGAGGCCAGCGCATCGCTCGGGGGCAACGTGGCCACCAATGCCGGTGGGATGAGGGCGGTCAAGTACGGGGTCACCAGGCACCACGTTCTCGGCCTCGAGATCGTCCTGCCCGACGGCACCGTCATGCGGACCGGCGGCAAGTTCGTGAAGTCGTCCACCGGGTACGACCTGACGCAGCTGGTCGTCGGGTCCGAGGGGACCCTGGCTCTCGTCACGGAGGTCACGGTGAAGCTGCACCACAAGCCGGCTCACCAGGTGACGGCCGTGGCGCCGTTCGGAAGCCTCGACGAGGTGACGCACGCCGTTCCGGTGATAGTCGGAAGCGGATTGGGGCCGGTCGTGCTCGAGTACATAGACGCCATAAGCATGAGCGCGATCACCTCGAGCGCCGGACTCGACCTCGCGGTCCCACCAGAGGTAAAGGACAAGGCGCTGGCCTACCTGGTGGTCGTCCTCGAAAACGACCACACCGTTCGACTCGACGAGGACACCGAGTCACTGGCCACATCGTTGTCGGAGCTCGGGGCGATCGACGTGTACGTCCTGCCGCCCCAGGCCGGGCGCCAGCTGATCGAGGCGAGGGAGCGCGCGTTCTTCGTCGCGAGAGCGAGTGGTGTCAACGACATAGTCGACGTCGTCGTACCGCGATCGTCGGTGGCTGCATACATGTCCGCCGTGGCCGACCTGGCCGCCGAGCACCAGGCTTTCATGACGGGATGCGGTCACGTCGGAGACGGCAACGTGCACCTATCGGTCTTCCAACCCGACCCCGACGTGCGCGAGCGGCTGCTGCATGCATTGTTCGAGAGAAGTATGGCGCTCGGCGGTGCGATATCGGGGGAGCACGGGGTGGCGCGCGCCAAGAAGAAGCACTACCTCGAGCTGGAGGATCCCTCGAAGCTGGCCCTTCTGCGGCGGATCAAGGCCGCATTCGATCCCGAGCGGATCCTCGCCCCCGCCAACACACTCTTCGAAGACGCGACCGATCCAGGCTCAGACGACACAAGGGGATATGTGGGATGA